A segment of the Anopheles cruzii chromosome 2, idAnoCruzAS_RS32_06, whole genome shotgun sequence genome:
accgagaggcACAGGATCCTTGCGAAGTTTACatcgctccgtccgtccgctgcTGTGCGAATTTCCGTGCGAGTTTCCGTGAATTCCGTGAAGGTCTGTGGTTTTTCCACACTCACCTCGATTGTGTGGCGTCGAGGCGCGAACCTGGGCGCGAAACCAATAGAAACCACCCCTCAGGAACTGCGCGAGACCACGCTACGCGCGAGCTGCGAACTCTCCGGGGCGACCCAACTGTTTTGTGCTGCGAGTTTATCGATTTTGCGACCACGGTGTGGGCTCCTTACTACTTTGGCCCGTCGCTGTTGGCAGCCCTGGCTTTTTGACGACTGTGACAGGAGCGCGCGGTCGTCTTTTTCGGTAGGGGAGGtgaaaaatcacaacaaaattCAACCCCCCCGCCGGGCGGCCTGACCCCCTGACTTCACGTTTCCGGCGCCCGTCATATTGGCGTCGCTTGCGCGCACGTGCAAGGACAccgtgtttccgtttcggtcgccCCGCAACGAGGGTTGGTCCCCGTTGTTGACCGTACTCCTCGGCACAAACAAGTGGTCGTTGTGGGACGGTTTTCCGTCTCCGCGGTTTCGCATCGTTTTTCCGCATATGGACGGGGAGGCgcaatgttttcatttcgcgGCACACGACGCAGAACTTCGCCATCATTGGGCTGCGTACGTGCGATGGTCGCGCCGGAGGGAAACGCGTGCGTTTTCGAAATGGTTTTAAACCGTTAAAAAATGGCGGACCATGGGTGAGTTAAATAGACCgccgataaaatgttttgAACCCGAAACTAGTGTACTTTGGAGCCTCCTCAAATGTTAGTCAATGTCGAAACGTGGAACATTTgaacaaacattcaaatcTTGGACATGGACTTCAAGAACTTTTgtaattttcaaaatgctcttggTCGCCAGTCCTGATTTAAAAGGATTTTTGTCACGATTCTTTTCttccgctggaattggaaagaaattggccaccgaaagaaatgaGGGAGAAAAGTAAGGTAAGGCTCGTAGCAaagcacgaaagaaaatcagtatTCATCGGAAGCTTCAGGGACAACATTTGCGAAAACGTTACTCgtgcttttcttctcgacctgaCGCAGAGGTTTTCGCATTGTCCGCCATTTCTTGGCCATTCTCTTGGGCGGTTTTCGTAACATGCTGCCGGAAAAATCTGCTCCAAAAATTCGTCAAAACTTCGCCGTCCTTCGataatcgtagaaaaaatcgGTATAGAATGTTGGTGATTCCATTTCAGATAACAGGATAAAGGATAAGAAAAAATTCGCCGTTTTTTTAGTTTCGATTGTACAATATACGTAAAAAAGAGCAGCTTTATTCGTATCTATATTGCGCGTACACACGTTCCGGGAGCGCGAGAGCTCCAAGGAAACGCAGCAAAAACACAATCGCATAGCACAATCCTGCGCAGCACACGTAGGCAATATCCGGAGGAAGCTCCTCGCTTCTCCGCAGCTTTTGGTTTGTCTCTCTCCGCCCCATTGTTCGTCCTTAAACTTAAACTCGATTAAATAACAAACTTCTTGCGTCAGCACAGTATAAACTAAGTAGAAGATTCCTAATGGTACAAGAGCACACGTGGCCACGCTGGGCCCCTTTTTCGTCCATCGTCCTTTTGGTTGTGCCCGGTTCCCGTTCAGTCTTTCTTGTCCGGTTTCTGAACGGCACTGGAAGGTCGGGTCGGCAGGGCCGGAGAGCCATttgcggcggccggtggtggcgaggCTCCACCTTCGCCCGCGCTGGTCGGTGTGGACGTGTGCACCGCGGCCAGTTCGATCGGCGTGTGGACCGGAGACTGCTGCAGTGAGGCCGCCTCCGCCATCTGCAGGCCAATGGTGGCCCCAATCTTGGCGCTCGCCTGCCGGAAGCTGTCACTCAGCTTTAGCTGCACCACGTTGATGCACATCGACGTGAGCGCGAGGCCAAAGATCAGATACAGTATGCTGCACATCATGTAGATCGGGTGCTGCGGCACAAAGTCCCCGAAGCCGATGGTGGAGATCGAGATGAACACGAAGTAGAACGCCTCGAAGAAGCTCCAGTTTTCCCACGTGAAGTAGATCGTCGCCCCGAACAGCATGTACGCGACCAGGATGAAGATGGCCACCGAGATGGGCAGGTTGAACTCGTCATCGATCTCGAACGTCTCCGGAATCGGGGTAGTCGGCGTATCGGGAGCTAGCTCGATCCCGGTCGCCGCTTGACCTCCCTCGGCCGTCACCGGCAGCCGGTAGGGATGGGGCACCGCTGGTGGAGGGGTTTGCTGGGGTGGGATCATCGGAGTGGCGGCCGTTGTCGTCGAGGCCTGCAGCTCGTTGTCACCGCTGGGTCGTCGGACCATATCGTACATCACGTTCAGCCCCTTCATTACTTCCTGGAAGGTTGGGACATTAGTAGTCAGTTGGCATGAGACATGGGACGTCTTAGTATCTGCCTACCTGCACTTGAGCCGTTTTCCGGACCTTCCGGAACGATCCGGTGTAGTAGAGGCGCCGCACGTACGCCCATAGAAACTTGATGCCGCGCGTGAACAGCTTACCGAAGTCGGCCAGCACGATCAGAAAGATCGGTATGCCAATGATGGCATACACGATCGTCAGTGCCCGTCCCGTCGTCGTAGAGGGTGTAATATGTCCGTATCCTGTAATTGAATAATCGGGTCCAATTTTAGTACAAAACTGCAAGTTATGTTGAAGGAGTTGTATATTAAGTAGCTGAGAATGATAATGAGCGTCAAGGAATCCACCAGATGTCGACTAGTTCTTTATTCTTGGTGCTTATCGGATTTACCAATCGTGGACACCACCGTGAGTGAGTAGATGACTCCGTTGATAAAGTTCCAGGCCGTGTTCCCGCTGTACGACTTCATGCCCGCCTCGAACGCAATCTGTAGCTCCTCCTCGAACTTCCGCAGCCGGTTCCGTGCCGTGAGCTTCCAGTCATCCTCCCTGTGGAGTACGTAATACACATTACAATGAAGTTGAAGATCTTCGGTCGAACAAACGCTTTTTGGGGACTCCGCTCCGCTCTACCTTTGACTGTGACTGGACAGCCAGAGCTGATCGATAAACTCTCGCTTGACGCGCTTCACGCCACACTTGTACTGCGACTCGAACGTGCCCTCCGTGAGCCGGAAGGCGATCCCTCCGACaccacacagcagcaccatcacgcCGAAGTAGAACACACAGTGATTGACCTGTAGCCGCATCCGGACCAGCTCCTCAGGGTGATCCTCAACAAAGTCTTGCCACATTTCGTACCATTCCTTCAGGAGCGCACCGCAGCCGAAGCTATCGCCTGGCTGCTCCACGTACAGCACCAGTGGCCTTCGACGGCGCGGTTTCTTCACATCCTCGACGATCGCCGTATCACCTTTCGGGTGCTCCGTCGTGCCATTCGTCTCCTTCTTGGGGTCATCGACAACTGAAGTCTTCACCACTGTTGTTGACTCCTCCTGCGGTTTTTCGGCTCGGATCGGCGATGGTTCCTTCCCAGGGACACG
Coding sequences within it:
- the LOC128278573 gene encoding uncharacterized protein LOC128278573; translation: MEANNGAASAHQHQQMVPVVARRRRRTARQLRESTPDPGTRGSLEGSASNSADDPAESGSESARGQGGSTVDSSPSSSKKSLIERAMEYGSAHRNKILARKEKKLATVLVPRSRSVPRDEGDVPSSPEIFSLLRRAKRSLSGARKPKTDDSSDGGRISDTEVRKRRERIERFQSDRAREGDGKPTGNLTNSNQANLQRFNEERRRFELEKLKFLQEKRELDRMRLRRFEKYREEMLEEQSRKLKVKLQQERSKTIEATPLPPLPLSSGSISPHHRGSATPVKESTTPPSVDRVKKKILIVPKARSSSHSASTSEDEGGRLSSDEEVKQAAPVRRRYSPRKPKRPRATMKLLEPIKPLPGVADGITSPESELPSDYQPEEESVAPAPVPRPEEPKPVEPEMVLTHRRVPGKEPSPIRAEKPQEESTTVVKTSVVDDPKKETNGTTEHPKGDTAIVEDVKKPRRRRPLVLYVEQPGDSFGCGALLKEWYEMWQDFVEDHPEELVRMRLQVNHCVFYFGVMVLLCGVGGIAFRLTEGTFESQYKCGVKRVKREFIDQLWLSSHSQREDDWKLTARNRLRKFEEELQIAFEAGMKSYSGNTAWNFINGVIYSLTVVSTIGYGHITPSTTTGRALTIVYAIIGIPIFLIVLADFGKLFTRGIKFLWAYVRRLYYTGSFRKVRKTAQVQEVMKGLNVMYDMVRRPSGDNELQASTTTAATPMIPPQQTPPPAVPHPYRLPVTAEGGQAATGIELAPDTPTTPIPETFEIDDEFNLPISVAIFILVAYMLFGATIYFTWENWSFFEAFYFVFISISTIGFGDFVPQHPIYMMCSILYLIFGLALTSMCINVVQLKLSDSFRQASAKIGATIGLQMAEAASLQQSPVHTPIELAAVHTSTPTSAGEGGASPPPAAANGSPALPTRPSSAVQKPDKKD